A window of the Chelonoidis abingdonii isolate Lonesome George chromosome 19, CheloAbing_2.0, whole genome shotgun sequence genome harbors these coding sequences:
- the CIAPIN1 gene encoding anamorsin, which produces MAEYGISVGQRVAVIWDSSSPVEGLKNMVAKIQALVGPESRVSVENIDQLSHSAHAKSSFDVVLSGMVPGSMTLHSAEVLAEIARILKPRGCVLLKEPVAAQIGDNSRIKTAARLLTALMLSGLVEVKELQKEPLTPEETQSVLDHLGYQGNDLLSVQMEGKKPNFEVGSSSQLKLSFAKKSASSGKPTVDPAAAKLWTLSANDMDDEGMDLLDSDELLDSEDLKKPDPSSLKAPSCKESGKKRACKNCTCGLAEDLEQEKKESLKPKSACGNCYLGDAFRCASCPYMGMPAFKPGEKILLAENNLHDA; this is translated from the exons ATGGCGGAGTATGGAATCTCAGTTGGCCAGCGTGTGGCAGTGATCTGGGATAGCTCCTCACCTGTTGAAGGCCTGAAGAATATGGTGGCTAAGATTCAGGCATTGGTGGGACCTGAGAGCCGCGTATCCGTGGAGAATATTGACCAACTGTCCCATT CGGCTCATGCAAAGTCCAGCTTTGATGTGGTTCTGTCAGGCATGGTACCAGGCAGTATGACACTGCACAGTGCAGAGGTGCTGGCAGAAATAGCTCGGATACTCAAGCCCAGGGGTTGTGTCCTTCTAAAAGAACCAGTGGCTGCGCAAATAG GTGACAACAGCCGAATCAAGACAGCAGCCAGGCTCCTCACGGCTCTGATGCTTTCCGGGCTGGTGGAAGTGAAGGAG CTGCAGAAGGAGCCTTTGACCCCTGAGGAGACCCAGTCAGTCCTAGATCATCTGGGGTACCAAGGCAATGACCTTTTGTCTGTTCAAATGGAAGGCAAGAAACCCAACTTTGAAGTGGGATCCTCAAGTCAACTCAAACTTTCCTTTGCAAAGAAATCTGCTTCATCAG GCAAGCCTactgtggaccctgctgctgcaaaGCTATGGACTCTCTCTGCAAATGATATGGATGATGAGGGAATG GATCTCCTGGACTCAGATGAGTTGCTAGATTCTGAGGATCTGAAGAAGCCAGATCCATCTTCCCTCAAAGCTCCATCCTGTAAGGAATCGGGTAAAAAGAGAGCCTGCAAGAACTG CACGTGTGGCCTCGCAGAGGACCTGGAGCAGGAGAAGAAAGAGAGCTTGAAGCCCAAATCTGCTTGTGGAAAT TGTTACCTGGGGGATGCATTCCGCTGTGCCAGCTGCCCCTACATGGGGATGCCAGCCTTTAAACCTGGAGAGAAGATACTCCTGGCTGAGAACAATCTTCATGATGCCTAG